Proteins found in one Lycium ferocissimum isolate CSIRO_LF1 chromosome 6, AGI_CSIRO_Lferr_CH_V1, whole genome shotgun sequence genomic segment:
- the LOC132059885 gene encoding vacuolar-sorting protein BRO1 isoform X1 — translation MMITFQGLLKQKSPQVLFENALPASDPGTLEQLKELSSRRRAIESINQNSFVTEAIAREMSGGLTSRCEQNIQKVEQYLPLLENLIHHVNLVLDNPKMVRWISDLNIRWSSALTSSSFFHLMGPKFYQMDNLHFEVAMILFVLGALVRDQAVEVLSTDLVQSASVLRKAAGVYQYLAQDVLPCLQPELALERPPEAVISVSAAMALVCLAEAQAVTVRKAEQKGNTGGLLAKLHYGVCEFLNEAIHTLHSATIHCKDISSCLMDYITTCKMLHELLSYKYLAESLKIEGQIGFAMGVLRHVIQNSEKHTPREESWRLIYKQLIDDLTELLRKYEHENEFVWHEKIPMNDELPVPQGVKIVSSIPYQPQRWERTLVFKI, via the exons ATGATGATAACTTTTCAAGGTCTTTTAAAGCAGAAATCTCCCCAG GTTCTGTTCGAAAATGCATTACCAGCATCTGATCCTGGCACCCTGGAGCAATTAAAAGAGTTGAGCTCCAGAAGGAGAGCTATCGAATCCATCAATCAGAATAGCTTTGTGACAGAGGCTATTGCTAGAGAAATGTCTGGAGGATTGACTTCTCGATGTGAACAG AACATACAGAAGGTGGAACAATATTTGCCACTTTTGGAAAACTTGATACACCATGTAAATTTAGTTCTTGACAACCCCAAGATGGTTCGATGGATTTCTGACCTAAACATTAGGTGGAGCAGCGCTCTCACTTCATCCTCCTTTTTTCATCTTATGGGACCAAAATTTTATCAAATGGATAATTTGCATTTTGAAGTTGCTATGATACTTTTCGTTCTCGGTGCATTGGTTCGAGATCAAGCTGTGGAAGTTCTGTCAACAG ATTTAGTGCAATCTGCCTCAGTTCTCAGAAAAGCTGCTGGAGTTTACCAATATCTAGCTCAGGATGTCCTTCCCTGTTTACAGCCTGAGTTGGCACTAGAAAGGCCACCAGAAGCTGTGATCAGTGTTTCTGCTGCAATGGCACTTGTTTGCTTAGCTGAGGCACAG GCTGTGACAGTGAGGAAGGCAGAGCAAAAAGGGAATACAGGAGGACTTTTGGCGAAACTGCATTATGGTGTTTGCGAATTTCTTAATGAAGCTATTCATACCTTGCATTCAGCCACCATTCATTGCAAAGACATTTCATCTTGCTTAATG GATTATATTACAACCTGTAAGATGCTACATGAGTTACTCAGTTACAAGTATCTTGCTGAGAGTCTAAAGATTGAGGGGCAAATAGGCTTTGCTATGGGAGTTCTTCGCCATGTGATACAAAATTCAGAAAAGCATACACCAAGAGAAGAGTCATGGAGACTTATTTATAAGCAGTTGATTGATGATTTGACTGAGCTGCTCCGGAAGTATGAACATGAAAACGAGTTTGTCTGGCATGAGAAAATTCCGATGAACGATGAGTTGCCTGTACCTCAAGGTGTCAAGATTGTTAGTTCCATACCTTACCAGCCACAAAGGTGGGAAAGAACACTTGTTTTCAAAATCTGA
- the LOC132059885 gene encoding vacuolar-sorting protein BRO1 isoform X2 yields the protein MSGGLTSRCEQNIQKVEQYLPLLENLIHHVNLVLDNPKMVRWISDLNIRWSSALTSSSFFHLMGPKFYQMDNLHFEVAMILFVLGALVRDQAVEVLSTDLVQSASVLRKAAGVYQYLAQDVLPCLQPELALERPPEAVISVSAAMALVCLAEAQAVTVRKAEQKGNTGGLLAKLHYGVCEFLNEAIHTLHSATIHCKDISSCLMDYITTCKMLHELLSYKYLAESLKIEGQIGFAMGVLRHVIQNSEKHTPREESWRLIYKQLIDDLTELLRKYEHENEFVWHEKIPMNDELPVPQGVKIVSSIPYQPQRWERTLVFKI from the exons ATGTCTGGAGGATTGACTTCTCGATGTGAACAG AACATACAGAAGGTGGAACAATATTTGCCACTTTTGGAAAACTTGATACACCATGTAAATTTAGTTCTTGACAACCCCAAGATGGTTCGATGGATTTCTGACCTAAACATTAGGTGGAGCAGCGCTCTCACTTCATCCTCCTTTTTTCATCTTATGGGACCAAAATTTTATCAAATGGATAATTTGCATTTTGAAGTTGCTATGATACTTTTCGTTCTCGGTGCATTGGTTCGAGATCAAGCTGTGGAAGTTCTGTCAACAG ATTTAGTGCAATCTGCCTCAGTTCTCAGAAAAGCTGCTGGAGTTTACCAATATCTAGCTCAGGATGTCCTTCCCTGTTTACAGCCTGAGTTGGCACTAGAAAGGCCACCAGAAGCTGTGATCAGTGTTTCTGCTGCAATGGCACTTGTTTGCTTAGCTGAGGCACAG GCTGTGACAGTGAGGAAGGCAGAGCAAAAAGGGAATACAGGAGGACTTTTGGCGAAACTGCATTATGGTGTTTGCGAATTTCTTAATGAAGCTATTCATACCTTGCATTCAGCCACCATTCATTGCAAAGACATTTCATCTTGCTTAATG GATTATATTACAACCTGTAAGATGCTACATGAGTTACTCAGTTACAAGTATCTTGCTGAGAGTCTAAAGATTGAGGGGCAAATAGGCTTTGCTATGGGAGTTCTTCGCCATGTGATACAAAATTCAGAAAAGCATACACCAAGAGAAGAGTCATGGAGACTTATTTATAAGCAGTTGATTGATGATTTGACTGAGCTGCTCCGGAAGTATGAACATGAAAACGAGTTTGTCTGGCATGAGAAAATTCCGATGAACGATGAGTTGCCTGTACCTCAAGGTGTCAAGATTGTTAGTTCCATACCTTACCAGCCACAAAGGTGGGAAAGAACACTTGTTTTCAAAATCTGA